Genomic segment of Mytilus edulis chromosome 12, xbMytEdul2.2, whole genome shotgun sequence:
ATATTGTAAACGTAATGTAGCAAGTtcggatatttaaaaaaaggatatCTGCTTACAAGTCATAACTAAAAGGCCAGCATTTTGACATTTGTGTTTTTACTTATTAATCATGCAAGACTTCTGCAAATGTATATTGAAAcaataataaacattatttttttagacTTTTTACTATATCGTATGTCTTATTTATATCTCACATTTGGGTATCATGTCGATTTTGCTATGTTATATCTACGATTCAGTAAATATCCTCCAGTCTAAAATATCTATTctataaacaaaaattgttttagtGTTTCTCTTGTAATTCCAATGTACGTTTTCGTAGAATATAAACCAAATCTGAACGCTCTCGGTCAATTAAGCTGAAATAGATTTGGATATTTATACCGCTTACAAACATGGCGATATTGATTTAGAAATAAGGAGTTGATGTGTGTTATGTTGTGATTATTAATGCAATATTGTTGTTGTTATAATTGAGGGTAATCGATATCATCATCAACagctgttttacattttttattttagcaAATCATTGATAATAAGGAATGCGTAGATCATGCATAgagttttatttttgttcacaaaatcttttaacaaatataaaaacactAATAAGAATTTTGATTATTCATCATTAGTATATTTGTAGAATCATTAATTTGAGTAGAGTAACAAAGTGTATTTGTTCAACTGGTTattgtcatatgttttttttcttttactagaTATTAATAACATATCTTCTCATgttatttatattgtttaatttaatcatgataggaaacaatGAAGAATTAGAAATTTATGAACGACTGTTGAAACCATACAAAAAaacagaagaagaagaagcaCACAAAATGTTTGAGAATAACACTCTAACAGCATTGTCAAACAGACATGTGGATGAACCAAAGAAACCAGAGATATCATCAAAGGAACCTGAAATGATAGAACCTAAAATAGCAGCTGAATCTACAACAAAAAATCCAGAATCCATCAGATCAGATTCTAAATCTCCGGAAACTACACAGCAACATCAATCAGAAGAACGAGCAGAAAGAGATATTAATGCCATGCTTCAATCTAATGTTAATTTACATGACAAAGAGGAGTACGCCACATTACTATTATGGGATTTTGCCGGAGATGAAGAATTTTATCACACACATCAAACCTTTTTAACCCCAGATGCAATTTATCTTGTTGTAACAAATCTAAGTGAAGCCGACGACACACAAGCACAAGGTAGTATTTCATATAGATCGTTAAGTAAGTAATACAATTATATTTGATACTTTTCTTCAAATTTAGAATGTTTAATTCATACCAGCTGGGAAATTGATGTCTTAAGTTATATACACCCTTATCATACACAGAAGGTAGGAGCAagcaaataatgtttttcatgCAAATGTATTATGCAAAAGAAAGAAAAGCTTAAAAATCAATGACTATTTTGTATCTGTATATGTCAAattcaaatcaaaatgaaaaatgtgtttTGTCTAAATATGAATAGACCAAGgattttaaaatacaatgttttaATAAACACTACTAGTTAAAACTCTTGTGAATAAATGGCATATGAACTAATATTTAGACTATATGATATTTTTTGGAAAGGTAATGTTTTATGACATGTACTGTTACATGCATGCTGCACTGTTTTAAAAATATGCACTTCTATtttgttcaaatctatttttCCCTAAACATCCACATTTTGAGAAACCGTgtacaaaacaaatgaaagacAGTTTAACTGCTTGTCTTAATAATAATCAATTGTCAATAGATTCAGCTGACGGACTAAAGAAAAGGGAATTCACGGCCCTGAACTTATTTTTACTGCATGACCCTAGCTTATTACCATGTTTTGTGGTTAGACAGTTACTTTTCCCTGACTTTCAACTGGACAACTGCAATTATAATTCTTGAGTTACTCTTTTCATAATCAACAACTAAGATAGGAAAAATGACATAGGATTCAATGTTTATTTGTATAAACTGTATTAATCcgcattaaaggggcactagctacgcgatagatacaaaatttaaaaaaagacggttctttttataaatcatataaataattATTCGTTTTAAGCAGCCAATGTGGACCAATGTTGCCACAATGAGATACGAAATGTCGATGATGAATATTCACTTGTAACATGTGCAAGTgaattatagttatcaaaggtaccaggattataatttagtacgccagacgcgcgtttcgtctacataggactcatcagtgacgctcatgtcaaaatatttataaagccaaacaagtacaaagttaataATTCGAACttatttttaaacaatcaaaaacgatgattaacatagaTATGCAACgtttaatatgaaattaaaaacacctggaaaaatccaattgcacgagttcactctttatttatatttatatttatgtttataacgCTGATATGACCGTCGGCAGTGTTCAAAGTcatgttatattaattttatatggtgtctagactaaaatacaaacGAAAAGATTATATATATTATCAAGCCCATGTCCTGTTAAATGTTaagtttatacttttttataatttggatacaCATTTTAGTATGTGATGAATCAACTATAAGAATTTAACCATGAATTTAACATCCAGTGATCTTTAAACACACGATTGGCTTTATTTTTCCCTCAATGAATTGAAAAGCGTTTGCAAGTTCATTTTCAATTACCGTGTTCATCTTAACAGGAGACAAATTACTTTTGACGGAACCTCTTCGGTTATGGCCAATTTTCATCCACATAAAGGTTGTACAGTAGAACACAACGTTACATCACAAGCAGTTAATGACATAAATCAATCATAAAAAGTTTTTCGATTCAGTTGGTTGGAGCTCAGAAATGTCCATCTGTTAATCATCAATTGTTTcgttttttatgtcatgtttgcTTAATCTGACAAATGCTCTCCACTGTCAAAATTCTCCGAATTTAATCAGTCTAAGTTATTTCAgacattttgtaaaatccctTTTAGTCTCTCAAAAGCTAGGACTAGGGAAAAATTGCATGTCTCATGgtcttaaattttgttttgtagttgtattatatcatgtatatgctaCGAATCGTGTGGCTAAAATTggcaaaattatttgttttattgtacatatttttttaatcatgcaAAGTGTTAGTTGCTATATCTCAAAGTTGTAAATGAATATAATTGGATATCTGCATGTCAAAGGTCAAAGAAACTGTTACTGAAATTAAATAAGCAGGACACATGGATCTGCTTTTGTGTTTGTGGTTTTTTTACTTAAGATAGATaaatggtataccgccatcttggattgcacaatcacagtacaaaatcgttCTAGTTATTTgaccaaatctgcaaatttggagacagatttgcattTTAATAATTAGACTGTTCATTTATATAATGGAAACTCGgtgatttattgttttattcaaaatctttaaacaaatatcatttatttttgtttaaaaactcattttttcaaataatctattaaaggggagataactatttCAGTAAAAAAGTTATACTGAACTAATAtgaaatttttttctatttacttgtagcaagaaaaagGGTTTGAtgacaccattttttatttttatttttcttaaaacctATCtcctcacaatttatttcaaaattctatcacatttttttttttgcatttaaatgtGTTTCTTCATGAAGAGTCTTACCAAATTCAGGCAATTTACAACGACTCATAGCATAAacaaatagcacggtgacccatactttttactatatttttgaaataagcataataaaatcttcatttcggcaaattataagaaaattctgtctcaaaaggTATATACTTATAATCTACCTTAAAGCATCTATATAACTCCAAATGTAAAAGTCCCCGCAATAACTCACATAATGTGAAAAAAATTAGTCTTTTTTTAAAATCCTGAACCAGCCTCTGAAAAAATATTGAAGACATCGAATATTGGTAAACCTAATAATTCATGTGTTCCTGTTTTGTATCAAAAGCATGATTTCAATAAAAGCAAGCATTCATTGCAATGGATATACTGTAAGTTTGTTCTCTTGTTATTTGGTTTGAcgttttcatttgatttatttgagaTAATCAGTACTGATTTTAACTAAACGCctgattgttgttgtttttttgtttgtttttttgctcATCTATTCACACATTTGATTTGAATCTGATTTAAATCCCAAAGAAAATAATTACAGCAACCACATGTTATATACTCTTTGACGTCACACCATTTGATTTGATTGCTCTTGTTAATCTTATACGTTGTCGCCACAATCCAGAGCTGAATTTCTGACATTTTATACACTGCTAGAACTTTAACAGTTCATATTTACAACATGTTGTATGCTTAGTTGGCTTATGTGAATACGATATCCATCATTTTAAAAGTTTGCCTCATCTTTTAAAGGAAGACATTCTGAGTGTGTTTAAAATCTGTTACTTATAACATTACGCATAATTGGGAAACAAGTCTTCTTTTTGTATACATGTTGTCAGCGGACATTTTATAACTTTAATAATCTAATCACAATTGTAAAATCAGAGTACAATTGCTTTGTAGATTTATTCCGCTTATGGATGGACTCAATACATTGCTACTGCAGAATGGAAAGGCGGAAACATACATCTGATGACATCAATATATTGCATAGTGATCTTGATCCACCAGTAGTTATTGTTGGCACTTGGAAAGATGCTTTGATCTCACAGTCAGGAGAGGTATAGAACGTGTACATATTTTCAAAGATTAACATGATTTCTTACTTTTATATTGTCTACTGTTTGGTAACAAGTGGAATTCAAAACGACTTTCACTTAAGCCTGTTACAATATCAAACATTGACAAAGCATTCCAAAGTTGGGAATCCTTACAGCCACCTTAATAAGGAAAGTTGAGTGCTGTTAACTATCACATGATAcaataataatattttgaaatagtaGAAGAATAGAATATTATGTGTTTgatgtttttcaaaatttgcaaaaacaagtgcattatgttgttttttttctatctttttttagaTTAAAGAAGCGTGTAAAAAAAGCCTTTTAACGTTTACTGAAACCATAACAGAAGATGAGCGCATACATATATGGGGTGACGTTTTCATTTCGAATACAGAAGACGACAGCAGTGTATTCCTGAAAATACGACAAGATATCTTAAAGTTAGCCAGAACATTAAAAAATTGGAATAAAGATTatcctttaaaatttattcagCTGGAAAAAATTCTTCATGAAAAGAAGAAAGATAATCCGATTATTGCTTTTGATGAACTCAAGCTAATCAGTACTGATACACCAAAGCCATTGGATGATGAGGAACTAATATTATACTTGAAATATCATCATGAAATTAGAGCTTTAGTATACTTTGAGGATCTCCCAGATTATATCATTTTAGATACCCAATGGTTGTCTGATGCTTTTAAATGTATAGTTACAGCAAAGACATTTCGTGATGTTAGCATCAAGAACCAGACACGATGGGCGGAATATCACTGCAGAGGGAAATTACACTGGGAGGTTCTAGAAGATATATTACAAAAAGGACAAACGATATTGCACCAACACAAGGACCATATCCTGAATGTTATGGAGAAATTTGACATCTTAATTCATCCAAATATATCAGAGAGGCATCCTCTGGGTTTAAAAACTTGCTATTATGTACCCTGTATGATCAAAGAAGAACCAGAGTGTGACATTTATGAAATGTTTCATGTTACAACAGAGACCTGCAAAAAATCATCATggttatgttttaaatttaggTTTCTTCCACCACATCTAAAAAACCATTTAACTGCTTCATTAAGCCGAAAGTATGACATAGCAGAAGTTGGTATCGTTAAACAGAAGAAAAAGCAAATTGCACTTTTCAGAAGCACTGtggtttttgagttacagaaGAACAAAATGAGAAAATTGCTTGTTATGAGATGTCaaaatatcattcaaattcaGGTTTTAGAATTTGGAAAAGAAGTTAAAGCAGGATTGTATAGTTATGTTGCTGACTATGTGACGGATGAAATTAACAAGATTATTAGTTTGAGATTCAAGATGTCAAATGTAATGTTTGAGAAAAAATTGGAATGTGGCTTTACAGAGCCAGAGTTTGTGACAGGATCCAATGACTTTAGTGAGGAGAAACTTGCAGAATATTACTGTGACACATGTAAAGCAGCACACAAGTTCAATGATGAATGGTCAGAAGTACAAAATACAGAACTATGCGTAAGTGATATATTCTAATATCATGAATtgcaaaaatattataaaagaagatgtggtatgattgccaatgagacaactctaactCTCCGCAATGTTCATTTCCTGGTTATTTTCTCCATGGCGATTCTTAGTATCTATGCAAATTCAGCAATGTATCAATTTATCAACAGTTTATATGCTCAATCGTTTTCAATAATAATTGAATGCGACAGTCCATTATATTGATATCGATGAGTTAGCAAAACCaaaagacataataggttaaaatgtcaaaaaccggtgtaaagcagtcaacattgtgttattatcttgatcatttaaaacaattttgtgacaaagaaaaacataatgaCATGAGGACActctattaaaaaaatcaaattagtaCTTGAACAACAAGAATACTAAAAATGACTAATACTAAAAATCATTAATTCATTTAATACAAGGTTTCATACCAATTACAGCTCAAACTTGCTGGAATGAAGTTTCCATATTTGCTTTAACTGTCCAGAACTCGATTTCTGTGGTAGTATCAATTTTTGCCCGCAGAGTATATTATTGTGTTTGTGCAATGGaattgtctgggtttttttttttacttcttgtCCCCTTGACATCTTCTTCTTCGTGTTCTTTTCAAAAAGTATATACATAAAAAGGAATAAACGAAAGCCCCtaaaacatgatatacatgtagtacagcACACCACACCAACCAGCATAACATCACTCATTAAGAAAAGGCCACACAATCGAAGACAAACACCTCTTAAAGGATGCATGGCAAAATACCTTTACATATAAGCAGCAAAGTATTATTATAAAACATGAACATATTTTTACTTAGAATGATAAACAGTTTTGATGGCCCTGTTGTGTGCAACGGGAGCATTACATACTACTTTTGACTACCCTTccgttcgtttttttttttgtccttctGTCCATCCGATcatgttcgttttttttttttagtttcggcactttttaactaaaacaggggtcacatgtcgcaccgtatctcaaaagtgatttttgattattgcttaaaactttacacacttcttagtcataataatcttaagatctgtatactttttggtgatgattcaagatttcatttttgagttattgagtattttgtaaaaaagggggagggtttttccACATGTCGGAACGTATCTCAAtaacgatttttgattattgctgaAAACTTTActcacttcttagttatattaatcctaagatctgtatactttttggtgatgattcaaaatttcatttttgagttattgagtatttcgtaaaaaagggggaaggtttttttacatgtcgcgccgtatctcaaaaacgatttatgattattgcttaagaCTTTACCCACTTCTTTGTTacattaatctaaagatctgtatactttttggttttgattcaaaattttattttagtgatttttggttttttgtaaaaaaaaaaaagaggggggtttcacatgtcccgccgtatctcaaaaacaatatatggtaattgcttaaaactttctcaaaaactattaatgattattgcataaaacttccacacaagacaacgggcgtatcatgcgctcatggcgcagctgtttattcttttatttattatttaagatGTCCGAGAGTACCGAAGATGATCCAGATTCTAATCCTTATAAAGAAGGAACCAAGGAGAATACAACCACAAAGGTAAGGAGCATATATACATgtttgtagatataggaagatatggtaagagagccaatgagacaactctccatccatctccaaataacaataaataaaagtaatccattataggtcaaggtacggcctttgttcacaccgaacaacaagttagaaaaggccccaaaaattactagtgtacaaccattcaaacgggaaaaccaacggtctaatctaaattaaaaaaaaagagaaacgagaaacacgtattaattacataaacaaaggacaactaCTTTACATCAGATTGGTCTACATTATCTGTATATGTTGATTGGATAAATCATTTTAGATTCATCAAAAGtatgataaaaagttgaaaacgTGAACAGATCCTCATTTTGCGAatttatagttgttttttttttattttaatgtttgtcTGTTTTGATTTGTTACTTAAACGTTGATGTGGAATGTCAACACTATAAATGTCGCGGCGGACTATCAACAGTTTGGTGATACGTGCAAAGAATAAAACACTTACCATACCAACACATATATTGTCTCTGCTAACAACTTACAGATTCCTTCTGTTTTTATGTTTTACCTGTATTTGTAAAATGgattttataaatgaatttgtCAGATTTGAACATCAGAAATAGGTCTAAGTTATAAACTGTTACACTATAAAaacccgatttttttttatttgagactCTTGGAAAGTGATTTGAAAATAACAATCAGTCATTTTAAATTCTGACAATTGTTTACCACTGCTGGTGAAATAGTTTATTGGAAAATATTAACAAAGACAAACAGTGTTACTATCTATTGTTCTAAACATACAATTATTGTTGCTGCTTCCAACATttaaaagaagaaacaaaaagGATAATCGtgggaaaaaaagaaataaagagaTACACATCTCTTTAGTAACATGTATAAGTACTGTTATGACTTTTGATTTTGGTTTAACATTTCGATAagacaaataatttattaaatatcCCAAATTAATGTGTTGCcgcatataaaagagggacgaaagatatcagaaggacagccaaactcataaattgaaaataaactgacaacaccatggctaaaaatgaaaaagacaagcagacaaacaaactcttgaactgaattttaatgtgcgtattgttatgcgtttatttttctacaatggcttgaggtatagggggagggtagAGATCtcagaaacatgtttaaccccgccgcaattttgcgcctgtcccaagtcaggagcctctggcctttgttagtcttgtatgatttttaattttagtttcttgtgtttaattcggagtttagtatgacgtccattatcactgtactagtatacaaatttttaaggggccagctgaaggaagactacgggtgcgggagtttctcgctacatcgaagacccattggtggccttcggctgttgtctgctctatggtcgggttgttgtcgatgatttgacacattccccatttcctttctcaatttcaaacaatagttcacatgacacaacatagaaaaataaagaataagcacAGGGGTGATCACATGTGCTCTGAAAAGGTAAACAGATCCTGATCCAAGTATGACACCCGTCATGTGGCTAATGTtaaaacaaatccggtaaatagtataaatgACGAGAGATAATGTCATTGACGAacttattcatattttaccatttttaatAGCAGTTTAAATTTACAAGATTCGAATTCTTTTATTCGACTATTtgtattgaaaagataaaaacctatacatttattttgtttataaactgTAAAATTCGGAATTAATTGCGAGGATTTTAttgatgtaaaaaatataaatgcacCCTGCCAAGTATAATAAGAACGCGTAGTTGATATTTTATACCTACAGTTTACCGTGTGTAGATTTTCctaaaatcattcaaaataaaaCTCGCAATAATATATGCACGCAatgatttctaaatttacagtatctaACTGAATGTTTTTGTACGCCCCACTTGAGGGTAATATGTTTTTCGGTTTGTGCGTCAGTTCGTTTGTCCGATTCGTTCCTCCATCCGCCCAACCATTTGGAACAAAATGTTCTTTCCAATGAAACTATACTCAAGAAATTGGAACAAGAGATGAATCATCATATCTAGACAAATGTGGTCGACTGTTTAACAGatttgtattgtaatttgtacaataaTGTGTACCATTCTACACAGCACACATGCATTTCGTTTTAATATCCTAACAAATTAATTGTATCTCTGGAAACAACCTGGTGGACATTGTTTCGTAGGAACTAAAATTATACCCGATTGTTCTCCATCACTATTAAATGTTGCACACATGTTTTGGTGTAGCTtaattttgatatgaaatatgaTAATGCATTAATTCTCAGTTATCTCTGGTTTCTCAAGCTCCTAgaaatga
This window contains:
- the LOC139499637 gene encoding uncharacterized protein — encoded protein: MADKKVVPLYLKLLESGSEKKRDIRLVVVGKKGAGKTSFVKRLFSEEITDVTSTNGIEIHRIKCKTMSDDGIWDKFDGNNEELEIYERLLKPYKKTEEEEAHKMFENNTLTALSNRHVDEPKKPEISSKEPEMIEPKIAAESTTKNPESIRSDSKSPETTQQHQSEERAERDINAMLQSNVNLHDKEEYATLLLWDFAGDEEFYHTHQTFLTPDAIYLVVTNLSEADDTQAQDLFRLWMDSIHCYCRMERRKHTSDDINILHSDLDPPVVIVGTWKDALISQSGEIKEACKKSLLTFTETITEDERIHIWGDVFISNTEDDSSVFLKIRQDILKLARTLKNWNKDYPLKFIQLEKILHEKKKDNPIIAFDELKLISTDTPKPLDDEELILYLKYHHEIRALVYFEDLPDYIILDTQWLSDAFKCIVTAKTFRDVSIKNQTRWAEYHCRGKLHWEVLEDILQKGQTILHQHKDHILNVMEKFDILIHPNISERHPLGLKTCYYVPCMIKEEPECDIYEMFHVTTETCKKSSWLCFKFRFLPPHLKNHLTASLSRKYDIAEVGIVKQKKKQIALFRSTVVFELQKNKMRKLLVMRCQNIIQIQVLEFGKEVKAGLYSYVADYVTDEINKIISLRFKMSNVMFEKKLECGFTEPEFVTGSNDFSEEKLAEYYCDTCKAAHKFNDEWSEVQNTELCMSESTEDDPDSNPYKEGTKENTTTKVRVSVKTDLRLSTNVSWSSRTDSLKELTKEEKNFTRMGLIVLNILADVLYDLLRPDKPHLPPRCECDITYLYRDLRKLNKNIPSNKWGGDWYDIHITDISIGDDIERIRHMRNELQHSKTFNLHDKRFTELCNIIVDLLKRLQQHNKPSRLYTDHLNDILAKTISAEDVTLVENETDARLEIALEVEIEQPPYVPPRKKRKS